The DNA window ATCTGTTGTTTGTGCTCATTTGTTTCGCCAATTCGCTCGGCATTGATTTGCAGGCGGCGCACGACCGGGTGATGGACAAGTTCCGGACCCGCGACCGCGACCGCTGGACACGGAAGGAGGAAGCGAAATGACGATCCGCATCGTCATTGCCGGACCGCGCGGCCGCATGGGCCGCGAAGCGGTGGCGCTTGTGCAGAAAACGGATCATTTTGAGCTGGCCGCGGTCATTGACCGCCGTTATGATGGACACCGTTTGGCTGACATCGACGGGTTCGCTGGTGTCGACGCCCCGGTTTATACCGATGCCGCTCGCTGTTTTGCCGAGGTGAAGCCGGATGTGCTCATCGATTTAACGACACCGGAAGTGGGAAAACGGCATGCGGAACTGGCGTTGCGCTATGGCGTCCGTCCTGTCGTCGGCACGACCGGGTTTGCGCCGGAAGAGATCGAGCGGCTGACCGAGCTGGCCGCGGAAAAAGAGCTCGGCGCCATCATCGCGCCCAACTTTGCTGTCGGCGCGGTGTTGATGATGAAGTTTGCCCGCATGGCGGCAAAATATTTCACTGATGTGGAAATTATCGAACTGCATCATGACCAAAAGCTTGACGCTCCATCCGGAACGGCGCTGAAAACGGCGCAGCTTATCGCTGAAGTGCGCCCATCGAAAAAACAAGGCCATCCGGACGAAAAAGAAACGCTCGCCGGCGCGCGCGGCGCCGCGTACGACGGCATTCCGATCCATAGCGTTCGCCTGCCGGGATTTGTCGCTCATCAGGAAGTCATTTTCGGGGGCGATGGACAGACGCTGACGATCCGCCACGATTCGCTTGACCGCCGCTCGTTCATGTCCGGCGTGAAGCTGGCGGTGGAAACGGTCATGCATTTACATACGCTCGTCTACGGGCTTGAACATATTTTAGAATAGCGCGGACAGCGCAAACGGGGGAGAGAACAAGATGAAAATCGCGTTAATTGCCCATGACGAAAAAAAGGCGGAGATGGTCGCGTTTGCGACCGCCTACGCGCCTGTTTTGGCAAACCATGAACTGTACGCCACCGGCACGACCGGCTTGCGCATTCAGGAGGCGACCGGCCTCACCGTCCACCGCTTTCAGTCCGGGCCGTACGGGGGCGATCAGGAAATCGGGGCGATGATCGCCCGCAACGAGATGGACCTCGTCATTTTTTTCCGCGATCCGCTCACCGCCCAGCCGCACGAACCGGACATCAGCGCCCTCATGCGCCTTTGCGACGTCTATGCCGTGCCGCTCGCGACGAACATCGGGACGGCGGAGCTGCTCATTCGCGGGTTGGAGCGCGGCGATTTGGCATGGCGCAATATCGTCCGCGGCCGGGCGAAAAGCGGGGAGGAAAAGGAAACAGAAAGGTGACAGCGATGGTGGAAAGATGCGATCTGTTGGCGTTTGGCGCCCATCCGGATGATGTCGAAATCGGCATGGGCGGGACGATTGCCAAATATGTGCGGCGCGGGTACCGCGCTGTCATTTGCGATTTGACGAAGGCGGAGCTGTCGTCCAACGGAACGGTCGATGAACGGCAGAAAGAGGCGGCCGAAGCAGCTCGCCGGCTTGGCGTATCGGAACGGCTGAATCTCGAGCTCCCCGACCGCGGCCTTTCTGTTGAAGAGGAGGCGATTCACCGCATCGTTGCGGTCATTCGCCGCTATCGGCCGCAGGTTGTATTCGCTCCGTATTGGGAGGACCGCCATCCGGATCACGGGCAATGCGCCCGCCTTGTCGAGGAAGCGGTCTTTTCCGCCGGCATCCGCCGCTACGGCGCCGGGGAGCTCGGTGGCGCCCACCGCGTCCGCTCGGTGTATTACTATATGATCAATGCCTTTTGCCGCCCGCATGTTCTTATCGATATTAGCGAAACGGTGCATGACAAGCTGTCGAGCTTGCGCGCCTATGAAAGCCAGTTTGAAAGGCGGCCCGGCTCGGTTGAGACGCCGCTGACAAACAACTACATTGAGATGATCGAAAGCCGCGAGCGCTGGTTCGGCCAGCAAATCGGCGCGGCATATGCCGAAGGGTTTTTGACAAAAACACCGATTCATCTTTTCGACTTATTTGAGGGAGCGCGATGAAGCTGAAAATAGGAATTGTCTGTTATCCGACGGTCGGAGGCTCAGGAGTCGTCGCCACCGAGCTTGGCAAGCTGCTTGCCGAAAAAGGGCATGAGATTCATTTTATTTCGTCAAGCATGCCGTTTCGGCTGAACAAAGTATACGGAAACATTTATTACCATGAAGTGAGCGTCAATCAATACTCTGTCTTTCAATACCCGCCGTACGATTTGGCGTTGGCAAGCAAAATCGCCGAGGTGGCGAAGCGGGAACAGCTTGATGTGCTTCATGCCCATTACGCCGTGCCGCACGCTGTCTGTGCCGCGCTGGCGCGCCAAATGGTCGGCGAACTGCCGATCGTCACGACGTTGCACGGCACCGACATCACGGTGTTGGGCTACGACCCGTCGCTTTCCGATATGATTAAGTTCGGCATCGAGCAATCCGACATCGTCACGGCGGTGTCTAACGCCCTCGTCCGGCAGACGTACGAGCTTCTTGAGGTGCAAAAGCCGATCCACACGGTTTACAATTTTGTTGACGAACGCGTCTACCGCCGCCGGGAGGCAAGCCATTTGCGGCGGGAGTACGGCATCGGTGAAACGGACAACGTCATCATTCACGTTTCTAATTTCCGGAAAGTGAAGCGCGTGCCCGATGTGGTGCGCGCGTTTGCCATCGTGCGCCGGCACGTGCCGGCCAAGCTCTTGCTTGTCGGCGACGGCCCGGAAATGACCGTCGTCTGCCGCCTTGTCAAAGAGCTTGGACTTAGCGGCGACGTCCGATTTTTAGGAAAACAGGACAAGCTTGAAGAGTTGTATTCGATCAGCGATGTGATGATGCTGCTGTCGGAAAAAGAAAGTTTCGGGCTTGTCTTGCTCGAGGCGATGGCGTGCGGCGTCCCGTGCATCGGCACGGCGATCGGCGGCATCCCGGAAGTGATTGAAGACGGAAAAAGCGGCTTTTTATGTGCGCTCGGTGATGTCGAGGAAGCGGCTCAAAAAGCGCTCGCGCTGCTGACCGACCGCCGCCTGCATGACGAAATGGCAAAAGAGGCGGTGCAAACCGTTCATCGAAAGTTCTGCTCGTCCGATATCGTCGGGCAGTATGAACAGCTATATGCTTCACTGGCGGCAAGGAAGGTGAGAGGATGAAACCGCCGTTCCAACAGGCGCTTGGCATCATCCGGCAGCTGAAGCGGCATGGCCATGAGGCGTATTTCGTCGGCGGTGCGGTGCGCGACTTGTTGATCGGGCGCCCGATCGGCGACGTTGACATTGCGACGAGCGCCTTGCCGGATGAAGTGATGGCGATTTTCCCGAAAACGATCGATGTCGGTTCAAGGCACGGCACGGTCGTCGTCGTGCATGAAGGAACGGCGTACGAAGTGACGACGTTCCGCACCGATGGCGACTATGAAGACTACCGCCGCCCGGGGGTGGTGACGTTCGTCCGCTCGCTTGAAGAGGACTTGAAGCGGCGCGATTTTACAATGAATGCGATCGCCATGGACGAGCACGGGACGATCATTGACCCGTTCGGCGGGCAAGAGGCGATCCAAAAGCGGCTCATTTGCACCGTCGGAGAAGCGGACGCGCGGTTTCGTGAAGATGCGCTCCGCATGATGCGGGCCGTCCGTTTCGTCAGCCAGCTTGGATTTTCGCTCGCTGTCGACACGAAGCGGGCGATCATCGCCAACGCGCCGCTTCTCGCCCATATTTCGGTTGAGCGGATGACGATGGAGATGGAAAAGCTGCTCGCCGGCCCGTTTGCTGCCGAAGCGCTGCCGCTTTTGGCTGAAACAGGGCTGTCCGCCTACTTGCCGGGGCTGGCCGAAAAAGACGGGTTGCTGCGCCGAGCAGCTGCGTACCGCTGGCCGTGGCTCACATCGCGCGAAGAGCGGTGGGCGCTTTTGTGCCAAGCGCTTGGCATCACGGAAAGTCGGCCGTTTTTGCGCGCATGGAAGCTGCCGAACAAGGTGATCGATGAAGCCGGAGCCATATTGGCGGCGCTCGCTGCCGTCCCCGAACCGGCCGCGTGGACGAACGAGCAGCTGTTTTTGGCCGGCCTCAAGCGGGTGCTCTCGGTTGAAACGGTGCGCGCCGCGTTGACCGGAAAGCCGCCTGAGCCGCAGCATGAAACGCTGCGCCGCCGTTTTGCCGCCTTACCGGTCAAAACGAAAGGCGAGCTCGTGGTCAACGGAAAAGAGGTCATTGAGTGGATCGGGAAACCGGCCGGCCCGTGGGTGAAAGAGACGCTGGACGCCATATGGCGGGCGGTTGTCAACGGTGAAGTTGAAAACGAGAAGGAGCGGATTTACGCATGGCTCATGGAGCGCAGTCGGACACAAGAAAAAAACTGTTAGAACTGTTTGCCGAGGCAGACGGCGGGTTCCTGTCCGGACAAAAGATCAGCGAGCAGCTCGGCTGTTCGCGGGCGGCCGTATGGAAACATATCGAGGAGCTGCGCAAAGAAGGGTTTGAACTCGAAGCGGTGCGCCGCCTCGGCTACCGGATCGTGAGCACGCCCGATAAGGTGACGGCAAACGAAATCCAGCTTGGCTTGAAAACCGAAACGCTCGGCCATACGATCCATTTTTTTGAGGAAGTCGATTCGACGCAGCGCATCGCGGCGAAGCTGGCGTATGAAGGGGCGCCGGAAGGGACGCTTGTCGTCGCCGAAGAGCAGACAGCCGGGCGCGGGCGCCTGGACCGGAAATGGTTTTCCCCGCAAGGAACCGGCATTTGGATGAGCCTGATTTTGCGGCCGCCCATCCCGCCGCAGCAGGCGCCGCAGTTGACGCTGCTTGTTGCCGTGGCGGTCAGCCAAGCCATTCAAGAAGTGACCGGGCTCGTTCCGGATATTAAATGGCCGAACGACATTTTGCTTCACGGCAAAAAATGCGCCGGCATTTTAACGGAGCTGCAGGCCGACCCCGACCGCGTCCGTTCGGTCATCGTCGGCATCGGCATGAACGTGAACCAGACAAGCACGCAATTTCCTGAGGACATTCGCGCCATTGCCACATCGCTCGCCATTGAAAAAGGGGAGCGCATGAAGCGTGCGCCGCTCATTCAAGAAATTTTACTTCAGCTTGAGCGGTTATATAAGCAATATTTGGAGCACGGCTTCCGTCCGATTAAGCTTCTTTGGGAAGGGTACGCCGTTTCGATCGGCAAACCGGTGACGGCAAGGACGCTGGGCGGGGTGATGCGCGGCGTCGCCCGCGGCATTACCGATGACGGGCTGCTGATCCTTGAGGATGAGCAAAACCAACTCCATTATATTCATTCAGCGGATATTCAACTGTAAATTCCCACTAGAAAAATTGTGACAATTTTGTTAAAATACAAGGCGAGGAAAAGGGCAGTATCTTTGTCGAAAAGAACTGCACCGGGCCGGCAATACGAAAGAATAAAGATGATCTGCCTTGATCCTTGCAGAAGGACTGGGACAGAGGGGTGAACGAAACCGACGGCGGTTCATGGCGTCCTTCTTTCTCAAGGCGGGAAAGAGGGACGTTTTGTTTCGGTCGCGTCATCTCCTCTGCAATGAAAGAGGAGGGAACAAAAGTGAAGACGAAAGCCGATTTTTTTCGCATGAAGCAGGCGGATGAGCCGATCGTGATGGTGACCGCTTACGACTTTCCGTCGGCGAAGCTGGCTGAACAGGCCGGGGTGGATATGATTTTAGTCGGCGATTCGCTCGGCATGGTCGTGCTCGGCTACGACTCGACGGTCCCGGTGACGGTCGATGACATGATCCATCATACGAAGGCGGTCCGCCGCGGTGCACCGAATACGTTTATCGTTACGGACATGCCGTTTATGTCGTACCATGCGTCCAAGGAAGAGGCGCTGCAAAACGCTCGGCGCATCATGCAGCAATCGGGGGCGAACGCCGTCAAAGTCGAGGGGGCGGATGACGTCGTTGAGGTGATCGCCGCACTGACGAAAGCCGGGGTGCCGGTCGTCGCCCATCTCGGGCTGACGCCGCAGTCCGTCGGCGTGCTTGGCGGCTATAAAGTGCAAGGCAAAGATGCGGAAAGCGCCAAAAAGCTGCTTGATGATGCAAAACAGTGCGAGCAGGCGGGAGCGATTGCGCTCGTCTTGGAGTGCGTGCCGAAGCAGCTCGGGGCGGCTGTGGCTCAAGCGCTCACCATTCCCGTCATCGGCATCGGCGCTGGGGCGGAAGTCGACGGCCAAGTGCTCGTCTATCACGACTTGCTTGGCTACGGCGTCAGCCGCGTGCCGAAGTTTGTCAAACAATACGCCGCCGTTCAAGAGACGATCGTCGAGGCGCTGGCGAACTATGTCGCTGATGTCAGGCTGCGCCAGTTTCCAGAGCCGGCGCACACGTTTACGATGAAGGAAGAGGAATGGGTGGCCTTATACGGAGGAAACCAATCATGATCATCGTCGATCGGATTCGTGAAATGCAGGCGCTGATGCGCCAATGCCGCCGCGAAGGAAAAACGATCGGGTTCGTCCCGACGATGGGCTATTTGCACGAAGGGCATGCCGCCCTCATCGATCGGGCGCGCGAAGAGAACGACATGGTCGTCGTCAGCATTTTTGTCAATCCGCTTCAGTTTGGACCGAACGAAGATTTTGCCCGCTATCCGCGCGATTTCGCCCGCGACCGGCACATCGCCGAACAGCGCGGAGTCGACGTGTTGTTTCATCCGGAGGCAGGCGAGATGTACCCGGGGCCGCTCACGGTGCAAGCGGTCGTCAAAGCGCGCACCGATGTATTGTGCGGACGGTCGCGGCCCGGCCATTTCGACGGCGTAGCGACGGTGCTCATTAAGCTGTTTCACATCGTTATGCCTGACCGCGCCTATTTCGGCATGAAAGATGCTCAGCAAGTGGCTGTTGTTGACGGCTTGATTCGCGATTTCAATTTTCCGATTGAGCTCGTGCCGGTGCCGACGGTCCGCGAGGCCGACGGGCTGGCGAAAAGCTCGCGCAACGTCTATTTATCGCCGCAAGAACGGAAGGAGGCGCCGGCGCTCTATCAGGCGCTGCAGGCGGCAGCGGCGGCCGTTGAGGACGGGGAGCGGAGCGCTGATGCCATTCGCCGTCTCGTCAAAGAGCATATTGAAGCGCATACGCATGCCGAGATCGATTATGTCGAAGTGTGCTCGTACCCGGATTTGACGCCGCTTGAAACGCTTCACGGAACGGTGCTCGTCGCGGTTGCCGTCCGGTTTGCGAGCGCCCGCTTGATCGACAATGTCATCCTTAGGCTGCCCAAGGCGCCAAGACAAGAGGAGTAGGGGGGATCACCCATGTTTCGTACGCTTATGAACGCCAAAATTCACCGCGCCCGCGTAACGGAAGCGAACTTAGATTATGTCGGCAGCATTACGATCGACGAAGATATTTTAGATGCGGTCGGCATGGTGGCTAATGAAAAAGTGCAAGTCGTCAACAATAATAACGGGGCCCGCTTTGAAACGTACATCATCCCCGGCGAGCGCGGCAGCGGCGTCTTTTGCCTAAACGGCGCCGCCGCCCGCCTCGTGCAAAAGGGAGACATCATTATCGTCATTTCGTATGCGCTCGTTCCGGAAGAAAAAATCGCTGCACACCGGCCGAAAATCGCCATTATGGACGAAAACAACCGCATCGCGCAGCTCATCGCCGAAGAGCCGGCGCATACGATTTTATAATGGGGCAAAAAGGGGCTTTCCGCCCCTTTTCGTTTTGAGGTGATCGTTTATGGCAATGCGCTTTGTCATTATCGACTTAGAGACAACCGGAAACGGACCAAAAAAAGGCGACCGGATCATCCAGCTCGGCATGGCGGTCGTTGAAGACGGCTCGATCGTCGAGCGGTTTGCCAGCTTCTTTAACCCGGAACAACCGATTCCGCTGTTCATCCAACAGCTGACGAACATCGACGAAGAGACGGTGGAAGGAGCGCCGCTGTTTGCCGACAAGGCGGCGGAGATCACGGCGATGATGGATGGCGCGTATTTTGTCGCCCATAACGTCGATTTTGATTTGCCGTTTTTGCAAGCCGAACTCGAACGGGCCGGCCGGCCGCCGTTTGCCGGTCCGACGATCGATACGGTCGAGCTTGCCCGCATCGTGCTGCCGACAGCGGAAAGCTATAAGCTCGGCGACTTGGCGAAACAGCTTGGCCTCCGCCATGACCGCCCGCATCAAGCGGACAGCGATGCGGAAGTGACCGCCAAGCTGTTCATCGCTTTGCTTGAGCGGCTTGGCCGCCTTCCGCTTGTGACGCTTGAACAGCTCCGACGCCTTGCCCGTCATTTGAAAAGCGATATTTACTCGCTTCTTGATGTCGCCATCGCCGAAAAACAGAAAGAAGCGCCAACGGATAGTACGGTCGCCCTCTACCGCGGCATCGCGCTAAAAAAACCGGACGGCGGAAAACCAGAGTTGGATGATGGCGGAGAGCGCCCCACTTCAGTTTCGTTTGCCGCTTTTTACGAACAAGCGCCGCCCCTCCCGCTTCCCGGCTACAAGCGGCGTGAAGGGCAATGGGAAATGATGCAGCTCGTCTATGAGGCGTTATCTACGTCCCAGCATGCGCTCATTGAGGCGGGAACCGGGCTTGGCAAGTCGCTCGCCTATTTCATCCCGGCCGCCTTTTTTGCCTGCGAGCGACAAGAACGGGTCGTCATCAGCACGCATACACTCCAGCTGCAAGAGCAGCTCATCCGCCGCGATTGGCCGGTGCTGCGGCAAGTTGTGACGGCCCCGCTCCGCGTCGCCGTCTTGAAAGGGAAGCAAAACTACCTTTCCCTTGACAAGTTCGCTTCGTTTTTGCCTGAGCCGAACGACACATACGATGCGGCGCTTTTGAAATGCCAGCTGCTTGTCTGGCTGCTTGAGACAGACAGCGGCGATTTGGATGAATTGAATGTATCGTCCGGGGCCCGTCTCTCGCTGTCAGCGCTCGCCATTGGCGAGGAGGAAGACGGCGGGCGGCATCATTTTTTCGCGCAGGCGAAACGGCGGGCCGAACAGGCCGATCTCATCATTACGAACCATGCGTTTTTGCTTCATGATTTGACTGCTTCAACGCCGCTTTTGCCGCCGTTTCGTTATCTCGTCATTGATGAGGCGCATCGGCTTGAGGAGATCGCTGCCCGTTATTTTGGTGAGCGGATCGACTATGTGTCATTTCGGCTGTCAACCGCTAAAATGGTGCAAACGATCACGAAATGGCTGGAAGCGGAGCAAGGCGAAGCGAGAGACGTTCTCGCCCGCTGCCAGCGGCACCTTGAAGGGCTGCAATTTGAAGGGGACGAGCTGTTCCGCTTGCTGCGCCGCTATGCGCTAGGGAAAAAGCCGGCGCGGGCCGGGCGTTGCCGTTGCCGTTTTTCGCCGGTGGACGAGTGCGGGCGGACGTGGCAGGCGGCCGTTGAGCTATGTTGGCGTCTGCGTGATCTGGCGGCGGCGCTGGTTGGGGAGGCAAAACCGCTTCTGGCATCCGCTGCAACCGACGATGGAACACTGTCCGCCTCGCTCGCAGCTGACCTTGCGGCGCTAAATCAGCAAATAGACGCCCTCGTTCAGCTGCTGACCGAGGCGGAGCCGGGGACCGTCCGCTGGATCGAAGCCGATGAAAAAGGGGCGGCGAACGCGGTCCGGCTTTATTCGCAACCAGTCGATCTTGCTGATTTTTTCGCTGACCGGCTGTTTATGAAAAAACGGAGCGTGATTTTAACGTCAGCGACGCTCGCCGTTCGCGGCCGGTTCGCCTATATGGCGGCGCGCCTCGGCCTGGACGATTTTTACCCGCTCTGCCGCTCGTTTCCGGCGCCATTTCGCTATGAGGAGCAAGCCGCGCTGTTTGTGCCGACGGATCTGCCGCTCGTTTCCGCCGTGCCGCTTGAGGCGTACGCCGAAGCGGCGGCCGCGGCCGTGCTCTCGATCGCCCGGCGCGTCGGCCGGCGGACGCTTGTGTTGTTCCCGTCGTATGAGCTGTTGAAAATGACGGCTGAGGCGCTGAAAACGGAAGAAGCAGATGAGCCGTTCGTGTTGATTGCCCAAGGGATACAAAGCGGCAGCCCGGCAAAGCTTTTGCGAACATTTTTGCAGTTTGATCACGCCGTGCTGTTTGGGACGAGCGGCTTTTGGGAAGGGATTGATTTGCCGGGTTCGGCGCTCGATGTCCTCATTATCGCCCGCTTGCCGTTTGCGCCTCCAGACGATCCGGTGATGGAGGCGAAAAGTGAGCGGATTCGCGCCGCCGGCGGCGACCCGTTTTACGAGTTGTCACTTCCCGAGGCGGTGCTCCGCTTTAAGCAAGGATTTGGCCGCCTCATCCGCACCGAGCGTGACAAAGGAGCCGTATTTGTGCTCGATCGCCGGCTGACCGCCGCTTCGTACGGGACCGATTTTCTCGCTTCACTGCCGCCGCTTTCGGTATATGAGGGGGCGCTTTCCGAGCTGCTTGATAAAGCAAGCGACTGGCTTTTATGAGACAAGCTGGGTGAACGGCGGGCTAGTTTTCGGAAGGCGAAAAGGCGGCGCTCGATGACGGGAGTTTCGCTTTGATCACACAAGCAAGGCGGATGGCTAAGCCGCCGGCTTCGTTTTTAGAAACGGGCAGGGTGGATGGCTGCACAAAGGGAAGTTCGCTTTCACCAAGCAGCGGTTTTGCCCTCATAAAGTGAAATGAAACGGTGCAATCTAAAGATGGCAGCCGGCAAAAAAACGCCCCGCGCGCGGCGGGGCGGGAAAGAGGCAATTTTGCGTTGGCGGTGTAGGCGGGCAAATTTGTTATGAAATGGTCGGATAAACCTGCTATAATAGGGAAGAAGCACAACTGCGATGGCAGCTTGCGGTCTCGCTGTTTGGCTTCGCCGGCTCGGCCGCAGAGGCGTGAAGAAGCGCAACTGTGATCATAACCTTACTGTATTTGTATTGTTGCCGGAGTTGCCGGCGTGTATAAGTAACAAAATTTGCGCCGCACAGGAGGAAGCAACGAAAATGGAAAGCAAAATTGAAGTGCTCGCCACCGTCAAAATCCAGCACTCCGACGATTTGTACAAAATCGTTGACTGCTTGAACCGAACGCTGAAGCGCGACAATTTGATGTTTGGCCTTGCTTTGGATGAAAACGACAAACGCCAAGCGGTCTTTACGATTTATCGGACGTGATCGTCATGAAAAAGTGGGGATGGTTCGCTCTCATTGTTTTTAGTTTTCTCATTTGGCAAGCATGGTCGATTTACGGTGAGGCGATGGCGCCAAAACGGTCCATGGTGGAAAAAGCGCTCGCACGGGCGAAGGAAGCAGCCGGACTCGTCGACGTGAAGAAAGTCTATACATATTATGGGGAGGAAGCATGCACCGTATTCATCGGCCGGACGAAGCAAGGGGAAACGGACATCGTCGTTTGGGTGCCGGAAAAAGAGGGGGATATCGTCGTCAAGAGAGCGGACAGCGGCATTAGCGAGGCGGAAGCGCGCGCCATTTTACAGCGCAACCGACATCCGCAGCAAATGATTGACGCGACGCTTGGCATGGAAAAAGGCGTGCCTCTTTGGGAGTTGACATATATTGATGCAGAAGGAAGGTATTCGTTTTATTACCTCCATTTTGCGGATGGCGCGTTTCTGAAGAGGTACAGTTTTCAACGTTGAGCATATG is part of the Geobacillus sp. 46C-IIa genome and encodes:
- the dapB gene encoding 4-hydroxy-tetrahydrodipicolinate reductase, giving the protein MTIRIVIAGPRGRMGREAVALVQKTDHFELAAVIDRRYDGHRLADIDGFAGVDAPVYTDAARCFAEVKPDVLIDLTTPEVGKRHAELALRYGVRPVVGTTGFAPEEIERLTELAAEKELGAIIAPNFAVGAVLMMKFARMAAKYFTDVEIIELHHDQKLDAPSGTALKTAQLIAEVRPSKKQGHPDEKETLAGARGAAYDGIPIHSVRLPGFVAHQEVIFGGDGQTLTIRHDSLDRRSFMSGVKLAVETVMHLHTLVYGLEHILE
- the mgsA gene encoding methylglyoxal synthase codes for the protein MKIALIAHDEKKAEMVAFATAYAPVLANHELYATGTTGLRIQEATGLTVHRFQSGPYGGDQEIGAMIARNEMDLVIFFRDPLTAQPHEPDISALMRLCDVYAVPLATNIGTAELLIRGLERGDLAWRNIVRGRAKSGEEKETER
- the bshB1 gene encoding bacillithiol biosynthesis deacetylase BshB1, which encodes MVERCDLLAFGAHPDDVEIGMGGTIAKYVRRGYRAVICDLTKAELSSNGTVDERQKEAAEAARRLGVSERLNLELPDRGLSVEEEAIHRIVAVIRRYRPQVVFAPYWEDRHPDHGQCARLVEEAVFSAGIRRYGAGELGGAHRVRSVYYYMINAFCRPHVLIDISETVHDKLSSLRAYESQFERRPGSVETPLTNNYIEMIESRERWFGQQIGAAYAEGFLTKTPIHLFDLFEGAR
- the bshA gene encoding N-acetyl-alpha-D-glucosaminyl L-malate synthase BshA, with product MKLKIGIVCYPTVGGSGVVATELGKLLAEKGHEIHFISSSMPFRLNKVYGNIYYHEVSVNQYSVFQYPPYDLALASKIAEVAKREQLDVLHAHYAVPHAVCAALARQMVGELPIVTTLHGTDITVLGYDPSLSDMIKFGIEQSDIVTAVSNALVRQTYELLEVQKPIHTVYNFVDERVYRRREASHLRREYGIGETDNVIIHVSNFRKVKRVPDVVRAFAIVRRHVPAKLLLVGDGPEMTVVCRLVKELGLSGDVRFLGKQDKLEELYSISDVMMLLSEKESFGLVLLEAMACGVPCIGTAIGGIPEVIEDGKSGFLCALGDVEEAAQKALALLTDRRLHDEMAKEAVQTVHRKFCSSDIVGQYEQLYASLAARKVRG
- a CDS encoding CCA tRNA nucleotidyltransferase — protein: MKPPFQQALGIIRQLKRHGHEAYFVGGAVRDLLIGRPIGDVDIATSALPDEVMAIFPKTIDVGSRHGTVVVVHEGTAYEVTTFRTDGDYEDYRRPGVVTFVRSLEEDLKRRDFTMNAIAMDEHGTIIDPFGGQEAIQKRLICTVGEADARFREDALRMMRAVRFVSQLGFSLAVDTKRAIIANAPLLAHISVERMTMEMEKLLAGPFAAEALPLLAETGLSAYLPGLAEKDGLLRRAAAYRWPWLTSREERWALLCQALGITESRPFLRAWKLPNKVIDEAGAILAALAAVPEPAAWTNEQLFLAGLKRVLSVETVRAALTGKPPEPQHETLRRRFAALPVKTKGELVVNGKEVIEWIGKPAGPWVKETLDAIWRAVVNGEVENEKERIYAWLMERSRTQEKNC
- a CDS encoding biotin--[acetyl-CoA-carboxylase] ligase, giving the protein MAHGAQSDTRKKLLELFAEADGGFLSGQKISEQLGCSRAAVWKHIEELRKEGFELEAVRRLGYRIVSTPDKVTANEIQLGLKTETLGHTIHFFEEVDSTQRIAAKLAYEGAPEGTLVVAEEQTAGRGRLDRKWFSPQGTGIWMSLILRPPIPPQQAPQLTLLVAVAVSQAIQEVTGLVPDIKWPNDILLHGKKCAGILTELQADPDRVRSVIVGIGMNVNQTSTQFPEDIRAIATSLAIEKGERMKRAPLIQEILLQLERLYKQYLEHGFRPIKLLWEGYAVSIGKPVTARTLGGVMRGVARGITDDGLLILEDEQNQLHYIHSADIQL
- the panB gene encoding 3-methyl-2-oxobutanoate hydroxymethyltransferase, which translates into the protein MKTKADFFRMKQADEPIVMVTAYDFPSAKLAEQAGVDMILVGDSLGMVVLGYDSTVPVTVDDMIHHTKAVRRGAPNTFIVTDMPFMSYHASKEEALQNARRIMQQSGANAVKVEGADDVVEVIAALTKAGVPVVAHLGLTPQSVGVLGGYKVQGKDAESAKKLLDDAKQCEQAGAIALVLECVPKQLGAAVAQALTIPVIGIGAGAEVDGQVLVYHDLLGYGVSRVPKFVKQYAAVQETIVEALANYVADVRLRQFPEPAHTFTMKEEEWVALYGGNQS
- the panC gene encoding pantoate--beta-alanine ligase, which produces MIIVDRIREMQALMRQCRREGKTIGFVPTMGYLHEGHAALIDRAREENDMVVVSIFVNPLQFGPNEDFARYPRDFARDRHIAEQRGVDVLFHPEAGEMYPGPLTVQAVVKARTDVLCGRSRPGHFDGVATVLIKLFHIVMPDRAYFGMKDAQQVAVVDGLIRDFNFPIELVPVPTVREADGLAKSSRNVYLSPQERKEAPALYQALQAAAAAVEDGERSADAIRRLVKEHIEAHTHAEIDYVEVCSYPDLTPLETLHGTVLVAVAVRFASARLIDNVILRLPKAPRQEE
- the panD gene encoding aspartate 1-decarboxylase, with amino-acid sequence MFRTLMNAKIHRARVTEANLDYVGSITIDEDILDAVGMVANEKVQVVNNNNGARFETYIIPGERGSGVFCLNGAAARLVQKGDIIIVISYALVPEEKIAAHRPKIAIMDENNRIAQLIAEEPAHTIL
- the dinG gene encoding ATP-dependent DNA helicase DinG, which produces MAMRFVIIDLETTGNGPKKGDRIIQLGMAVVEDGSIVERFASFFNPEQPIPLFIQQLTNIDEETVEGAPLFADKAAEITAMMDGAYFVAHNVDFDLPFLQAELERAGRPPFAGPTIDTVELARIVLPTAESYKLGDLAKQLGLRHDRPHQADSDAEVTAKLFIALLERLGRLPLVTLEQLRRLARHLKSDIYSLLDVAIAEKQKEAPTDSTVALYRGIALKKPDGGKPELDDGGERPTSVSFAAFYEQAPPLPLPGYKRREGQWEMMQLVYEALSTSQHALIEAGTGLGKSLAYFIPAAFFACERQERVVISTHTLQLQEQLIRRDWPVLRQVVTAPLRVAVLKGKQNYLSLDKFASFLPEPNDTYDAALLKCQLLVWLLETDSGDLDELNVSSGARLSLSALAIGEEEDGGRHHFFAQAKRRAEQADLIITNHAFLLHDLTASTPLLPPFRYLVIDEAHRLEEIAARYFGERIDYVSFRLSTAKMVQTITKWLEAEQGEARDVLARCQRHLEGLQFEGDELFRLLRRYALGKKPARAGRCRCRFSPVDECGRTWQAAVELCWRLRDLAAALVGEAKPLLASAATDDGTLSASLAADLAALNQQIDALVQLLTEAEPGTVRWIEADEKGAANAVRLYSQPVDLADFFADRLFMKKRSVILTSATLAVRGRFAYMAARLGLDDFYPLCRSFPAPFRYEEQAALFVPTDLPLVSAVPLEAYAEAAAAAVLSIARRVGRRTLVLFPSYELLKMTAEALKTEEADEPFVLIAQGIQSGSPAKLLRTFLQFDHAVLFGTSGFWEGIDLPGSALDVLIIARLPFAPPDDPVMEAKSERIRAAGGDPFYELSLPEAVLRFKQGFGRLIRTERDKGAVFVLDRRLTAASYGTDFLASLPPLSVYEGALSELLDKASDWLL
- a CDS encoding YpmA family protein — its product is MESKIEVLATVKIQHSDDLYKIVDCLNRTLKRDNLMFGLALDENDKRQAVFTIYRT